Genomic DNA from Haloplanus sp. HW8-1:
GTCGCCGAGGTGGTCGGCGAGGTCGAACGATTCGTGTTCGGCGGTGCCGAGGGTCGCCGTGAACGTGGGTGCGGTGTCGCCGGGTGCAGGCATACGCGATACGTGGATCGGCGGCGGCATAAATCCAGTCACGAACGGGGACGGGCCCCGTTACGCGCGGCCGTTGAGCGGACAGATGAAGTACGCCGGCGGGCCGAAGCCGGGGCGACCGAGAGTCACGTCGATGTACGACTTCTCGAGAACGGCGTCCGCGTCGGTCAGTGGGGCGTCCTCGTTGAACGCGTCCACGTCCGTCACCTCGGCGGAGAAATGCGTCCACTTCCCCCCGTTCCAGTCCCCGTCGCCGGGGGCGGATTCGGAGACGAACGGCGACCGCTGGTCGTCGCTCGCGTCGGCGTTGTCGTCGATGCGCCGTTCCCCGTCGTTGAGGAAGTAGATCCTGTCTTCGGGATCCGGCCGCTCGTCGAGCGGTTTCACGACGTTCGTCCGCCAGAGCACGCCGTTCGCGTAGACCCGTCCGAACGTCTTGCCGTTGCCTCGCTCGTCGCCGTTCCCCGGGGTCGCCGCGGCGGGCGCGACGAGAGGGAGTGCCAGTCCCCCGACGCCGAGCGCGACGCCACTCCGGAGCACCTGCCGTCTGGTCGGATCGGTGTGTCCTGTCATTGGGAGTCGGAGGTCGTGAGCCTCCACGCGGAACCGGGCGGAGAACCCACGTGAATATTTTTCAAACTCCGAAGGAACTCCGTCGAAGGTCGGTCTAGACTGTCACTAGACTGTCTCTTCTGGCGCGGGCGATCACCGCTCAGCGGACGAGGACGATGAACGAACAACTAACACGGTGGCCGGGCAAACGGATCGCATGGCCGAGTTCGGCGTGCTCTCGCTCGTTCCGCCGTTGTTCGCGATCGGATTGGCCGTCGTCACGCGGAAGGCGGTGTTGGCGCTCTTCCTCGGCGTGTGGTCCGGTGGTGTGATCGTCACCGGTGGGATCGGGCTGGGGCGGGCGTTCGAATGGATCGCCGCCGCCGTCGGCGAGAGTACCTTCCACGCCCAGATCCTCATTTTCACGCTGTTGCTCGGGTCGGCGGTGGCGATGATCTGGCGCCTCGGTGGCTCCCACGCCGTGCGGGACTGGGCCATCACCCGCCTCGACAGCCGACGCAAGGTCGGTGTGGTGACCTGGCTGCTCGGGCTGCTCCTCTTTTTCGACGACTACGCCAACACGGCGGTCGTGGGGAGCACGATGCGCGACGTCTCCGATCACCTGCGGATCTCCCGCGAGAAGCTCTCTTACCTCGTCGACTCGACGGCGGCGCCGGTGGCGACGCTCACCATCTCCTCGTGGGTCGCCTTCCAGCTCTCCATGATCGAGTCGGGGTACGAGGCGACCGACCTCGCCGCGAGCGAGGTTCCCAACTCGTTTGCCGTGTTTTTGCAGTCGATCCCCTACAACACCTACGCCATCCTCGCCATCGCCATGGTCGGGATCGTCGTATTGAGCGGGCGGGACTACGGCGAGATGCTCACGGCCGAACGCCGCGCCGCCGAGACGGGAAAGGTGACCCGCGACGACGCCCGGCCGATGCAGGACGTCTCGGCCGAACTCGGCGAGCCGAACGTCGAGGAGCCGAAACTGCTCGCCTTCTTTCTCCCCATCGGCGTGCTGATCGCCGTCACGCTGGGGTCGGCGCTGTACACCGGCTACAGTCCCGGCGCCAGCCTCTATGATACGATCGTCGGCGCGGACTACGCGGTGGCGCTCATCTTCGGCTCCTTCGCGATGGTCGCCTCGACATACGTCATCGGCGTCGGCACCGGGCTCCTCTCGCTCGGCGAGAGCGTCGACACGACCATCGACGGCTTCGGCGTCATGCTCACTGCGGT
This window encodes:
- a CDS encoding Na+/H+ antiporter NhaC family protein, giving the protein MAEFGVLSLVPPLFAIGLAVVTRKAVLALFLGVWSGGVIVTGGIGLGRAFEWIAAAVGESTFHAQILIFTLLLGSAVAMIWRLGGSHAVRDWAITRLDSRRKVGVVTWLLGLLLFFDDYANTAVVGSTMRDVSDHLRISREKLSYLVDSTAAPVATLTISSWVAFQLSMIESGYEATDLAASEVPNSFAVFLQSIPYNTYAILAIAMVGIVVLSGRDYGEMLTAERRAAETGKVTRDDARPMQDVSAELGEPNVEEPKLLAFFLPIGVLIAVTLGSALYTGYSPGASLYDTIVGADYAVALIFGSFAMVASTYVIGVGTGLLSLGESVDTTIDGFGVMLTAVTILVLSWSIGNVVETLGTGEYVGSVAGQVLDPGLLPVVVLFTGAFIAFSTGSSWGTMGIVTPIAVPVAWDLTGGHTMVAAVVGAVFSGAIFGDHASPISDTTVLSATFTGADLIDHVRTQLYYAVTVVVVAAGLLLVWGYTRVSPWLLLTIGVLVLVGLVYGLSTLDARRRGIGSTGASSPGADDGGGAETGAGTSTDEG